A window of the Lentisphaera araneosa HTCC2155 genome harbors these coding sequences:
- a CDS encoding transposase yields the protein MAHNRVKESCSDQAVYYLVTNRIAGGRMLFKDLEKHKLKELLFAGSAKLSYQVIDYVFMDNHFHLLIKIPPTSNMDDVELLQRYRLYMDNEEIEFINSAQRDDFREKIHDISFVIGNFEQRFVQWFNREHQSWGRLFGQRFDSEMIEVSAQSDSLLRVMAYISLNPVRAGIVTDPKDFFFCGYADRLAGGSVGDSDQDFFDLFCRGIKAEDYCRRGGYFFAENEKQKHFREVFRAYMLGLRRYKNADSKTVAEYLQIKMNTPPEALRWDDLFIHKCRFFTKCLVIGSEAFVREKLAKFSEKMKWKRVHEPYTEDEWNDIYSLKPRKKARAAPN from the coding sequence ATGGCTCACAATCGTGTGAAAGAAAGTTGTTCGGATCAGGCAGTTTATTATCTTGTGACTAATCGCATTGCTGGTGGTCGCATGTTATTCAAAGATCTAGAAAAACATAAGCTCAAGGAACTGCTTTTTGCGGGCTCCGCTAAGCTCAGTTATCAGGTGATTGATTATGTTTTTATGGATAATCATTTTCATTTGTTGATTAAGATCCCCCCTACTTCGAACATGGATGATGTGGAATTATTACAGCGTTATCGGCTTTATATGGATAATGAAGAAATTGAATTTATTAATTCCGCTCAGAGGGATGATTTCAGGGAGAAGATCCATGATATTTCTTTTGTGATTGGCAATTTTGAACAGCGATTCGTTCAGTGGTTTAATCGAGAGCATCAGTCTTGGGGACGTCTCTTTGGTCAGCGTTTTGATTCAGAAATGATTGAGGTCTCGGCTCAATCTGATTCTTTGCTTCGAGTGATGGCGTATATCTCATTGAATCCAGTTCGAGCCGGAATTGTTACTGACCCAAAAGATTTCTTTTTCTGTGGTTATGCTGATCGCCTCGCGGGTGGAAGTGTTGGAGATTCAGATCAAGACTTTTTTGATCTCTTTTGTCGTGGCATCAAGGCTGAGGACTACTGCCGTAGGGGCGGATATTTCTTTGCAGAAAATGAGAAGCAAAAGCATTTTAGGGAGGTTTTTAGAGCTTATATGCTTGGCTTGCGTCGTTATAAGAATGCTGATTCAAAAACTGTAGCAGAATATCTTCAGATAAAAATGAACACGCCCCCGGAGGCTCTCCGGTGGGATGATTTGTTCATTCATAAGTGCAGATTCTTCACTAAATGTCTGGTCATCGGCTCTGAGGCTTTCGTTCGGGAGAAGTTGGCCAAGTTCTCAGAAAAGATGAAATGGAAACGAGTTCATGAGCCTTACACTGAGGATGAATGGAATGATATTTATTCCCTCAAGCCTAGGAAAAAAGCTCGAGCCGCACCCAATTAA
- a CDS encoding substrate-binding domain-containing protein, which yields MKSRKNKTQEIYEFLKQEIESGAYEMGELLPTDLQISEKFKTSRPTVAKAVQRLVDENVLARKAGFGTYLKNKPQVGGSDDKITLGLLIPSLGETEIFEPICGQIASLADSYNFNLLWGNTGSSLDKSAAAAEQLAHKYIKEAVDGVFFTPIELHQDSEVINARILELFKNAHIPVTLLDRDVVQAPLKSEYDLIGINNIEAGYLIGSHLVEKKCRSIAFITRPHIASTVHMRLMGLREAILQAGLPHDSVEELIVEEDIDNLARQISSEKRFDALAIYNDAAAAELSIALDQLGVNIPQDIKICAFDDVKYAKLLKTPLTTYRQPCRDIGATAVEIMISRIKNPSLSARKVLLHGELIIRESSK from the coding sequence ATGAAAAGTCGAAAAAATAAAACTCAAGAAATTTACGAATTCCTCAAACAGGAAATCGAATCCGGTGCTTATGAAATGGGTGAATTACTGCCCACGGATTTGCAAATATCAGAAAAATTCAAAACGAGTCGCCCCACAGTGGCCAAAGCCGTACAAAGGCTGGTTGATGAAAACGTCTTGGCTCGAAAAGCTGGCTTTGGCACTTACCTAAAAAACAAACCACAAGTTGGTGGCAGTGATGACAAAATCACCTTGGGCCTACTGATCCCTTCCTTGGGTGAAACGGAAATTTTTGAACCTATATGTGGTCAAATTGCTAGTTTAGCCGACTCTTATAATTTCAACCTCCTTTGGGGCAACACGGGTTCGAGCTTAGATAAAAGTGCTGCCGCAGCTGAGCAACTCGCTCATAAATACATCAAGGAAGCTGTTGATGGTGTATTTTTCACGCCTATCGAGTTACACCAAGATTCTGAAGTCATAAACGCACGCATTCTTGAGCTCTTCAAAAATGCCCATATCCCCGTCACCTTACTTGATCGTGACGTCGTCCAAGCTCCACTCAAAAGTGAATACGACCTCATTGGCATCAACAATATTGAAGCTGGCTACCTCATTGGCTCACACCTCGTCGAAAAAAAATGTCGATCCATTGCCTTTATCACTCGTCCCCATATAGCGAGCACTGTTCACATGCGACTCATGGGTTTGCGTGAAGCCATCCTCCAAGCAGGCCTACCTCATGACTCAGTCGAAGAACTCATTGTGGAAGAGGATATTGATAATCTCGCTCGCCAAATTAGCTCAGAAAAAAGATTTGATGCCTTAGCTATTTATAACGATGCTGCCGCAGCTGAGCTCAGCATTGCCCTCGATCAGCTTGGGGTGAATATCCCTCAAGATATTAAAATCTGTGCTTTTGATGATGTAAAATATGCAAAACTGCTTAAAACTCCCCTAACGACTTACCGTCAACCTTGTCGTGATATTGGCGCCACAGCAGTAGAAATCATGATTTCTCGCATCAAAAACCCGAGCCTCTCCGCAAGGAAAGTCTTACTTCACGGGGAGCTCATTATCCGCGAGTCGTCGAAGTAA
- a CDS encoding IS110 family transposase, translating into MYNTRTKKPSEYQVIIAIDWADQKHDLRILKDCEEECKVISSDLLTLKNFFDTLILETVNGSIAIVIESCQSALMNLLISFTEFDIYVVHPTTASKFAKTFHLSGAKSDRADTKSLLELYLKHPDKVQKVDSSFSKGKLKRLNIKRRDLVGDRTRLTNQLTALLKIYYPNALKVVGNHLYADMFLDFLDKYPSPQDVINAHQIGITKFFNKRSTKHSKTKERVQILRSSIIVVNDEDELDYYIFEIQQFCHRIRSLNKVIKAYDEKIEQAYRSNEDYEMFQSFPGAGPSIGPRLMAFFGGDRDKFKSVNEVLKISEIAPVTIQSGKMNIVRRRFLCDRFTQLSFVEFANNSIRSSIWAHEFYYHKKALNIPHFTILRALAYKWIRIMYRCWKTRTPYNEKTYLEVLAQRRPAWFQKFVN; encoded by the coding sequence ATGTATAATACAAGAACTAAAAAACCATCTGAATATCAAGTTATTATTGCGATCGACTGGGCGGATCAAAAGCATGACCTACGAATTCTTAAGGATTGTGAAGAAGAATGTAAAGTTATCAGTAGTGATTTACTTACTCTCAAAAACTTCTTTGATACACTCATACTTGAAACTGTTAATGGTTCCATTGCCATTGTCATCGAGAGCTGCCAATCTGCACTGATGAATTTATTAATATCATTCACGGAGTTTGATATCTATGTGGTTCATCCTACGACTGCTTCAAAGTTTGCTAAAACATTTCATTTGAGTGGTGCTAAAAGTGACCGAGCAGATACTAAATCATTACTTGAACTGTATTTAAAACATCCTGATAAAGTTCAAAAAGTAGACTCATCTTTTTCAAAGGGGAAACTGAAGCGACTTAATATAAAAAGGCGTGATTTAGTAGGTGATAGAACTCGTTTAACTAATCAATTAACTGCGTTATTGAAGATTTATTACCCAAACGCCCTCAAAGTCGTGGGCAATCATTTATATGCAGATATGTTTCTAGACTTTTTAGATAAATATCCAAGCCCGCAGGATGTCATTAATGCTCATCAAATCGGCATTACCAAATTCTTTAACAAACGCAGTACCAAGCATAGTAAAACAAAAGAGAGAGTTCAAATATTACGCTCCTCCATAATTGTTGTTAATGATGAAGATGAGTTGGATTACTACATATTTGAGATACAACAATTCTGCCACAGAATCAGGAGTTTAAATAAGGTCATTAAAGCTTATGACGAAAAAATTGAGCAAGCTTATCGCAGTAATGAGGACTATGAAATGTTTCAATCTTTCCCAGGAGCAGGCCCTAGTATCGGCCCACGTCTTATGGCTTTCTTTGGGGGCGATCGAGATAAATTTAAGTCTGTAAATGAGGTTCTTAAAATTAGTGAAATAGCTCCTGTGACAATTCAGAGTGGAAAAATGAATATTGTCCGAAGACGTTTTTTATGTGATAGGTTCACTCAACTTAGTTTTGTGGAGTTCGCAAATAATTCCATAAGATCGTCAATATGGGCACATGAATTTTATTATCATAAGAAAGCTCTTAACATACCTCATTTCACTATACTTAGAGCTTTGGCCTACAAATGGATTCGTATCATGTATCGCTGCTGGAAAACGAGAACTCCATATAATGAAAAGACCTATCTAGAAGTATTGGCGCAAAGACGACCTGCATGGTTTCAGAAATTCGTTAATTAA